The following coding sequences are from one Sesamum indicum cultivar Zhongzhi No. 13 linkage group LG11, S_indicum_v1.0, whole genome shotgun sequence window:
- the LOC105173470 gene encoding pre-mRNA-splicing factor SYF1 gives MSISQDLYPSEEDYLYEEEVLRNPNSLKLWWRYLIARSEAPFKKRAIIYERALKALPGSYKLWHAYLRERLEIVRNLPITHSQFQTLNNTFERALATMHKMPRIWIMYLQSLTQQKLITKTRRTFDRALCALPVTQHDRIWEYYLIFVSQKGVPIETSLRVYRRYLKYDPGHIEDFIEFLINSELWQEAAERLAGVLNDDQFFSIKGKTRHRLWLELCDLLTQHASEISGLNVDAIIRGGIRKFTDEVGRLWTSLADYYIRRGLLEKARDIFEEGMTTVITVRDFSVIFDAYSQFEESMLSIKMETLDDSDDEDNENGEEEEEEEEEDDRLDIEKLRKRIDKFWLKDDKDVDLRLARLEYLMDRRPELANSVLLRQNPHNVEQWHRRIKLFEGNPTKQILTYTEAVRTVDPMKAVGKPHTLWVAFAKLYESHRDVSNARVIFDKAVQVNYKTVDHLASVWCEWAEMELRHKNFKGALELMRRATAEPSVEVKRRVAADGNEPVQIKLHKSLRLWTFYVDLEESLGSLESTRAVYERILDLRIATPQIIINYAMLLEDNKYFEDAFKVYERGVKIFKYPHVKDIWVTYLSKFVKRYGKSKLERARELFEHAVEMAPAESVKPLYLQYAKLEEDYGLAKRAMRVYDQATKAVPANEKLGMYEIYIARAAEIFGVPKTREIYEQAIESGLPDKDVKVMCLKYAELEKSLGEIDRSRALYKHASQFADPRTDPDFWNKWHEFEVQHGNEDTFREMLRVKRSVSASYSQTHFILPEYLMQKDQMQTLEEAKDVLKKAGMADDEMAALERQLVPSANETTANDTGRRLGFVSAGLQNGGETMANKEDIELPEDSDSEDDEKVEIAQKDVPTAVFGGLVRKRDETDEDVENGKSTVTESNNDGHLGALERIKRMRRGA, from the exons ATGTCAATCTCGCAAGACCTGTACCCAAGTGAAGAGGATTATCTGTACGAGGAAGAGGTTCTCCGCAACCCAAACAGCCTTAAGCTATGGTGGCGATACTTAATCGCCCGCAGCGAAGCCCCTTTCAAGAAACGCGCAATTATTTACGAGCGTGCCCTGAAAGCTTTGCCCGGAAGCTACAAGCTATGGCACGCTTATCTCCGCGAGCGCCTCGAGATTGTTAGGAACTTGCCCATTACGCACTCTCAGTTTCAAACCCTAAACAACACCTTCGAACGAGCTCTCGCCACGATGCACAAGATGCCGCGTATTTGGATCATGTACCTGCAGTCATTGACACAGCAAAAGTTGATTACCAAGACGCGGCGCACTTTTGATCGAGCATTATGCGCGCTCCCAGTTACTCAGCATGATAGGATTTGggaatattatttgatttttgtgtcGCAGAAGGGTGTTCCGATCGAGACCTCTTTGAGAGTGTACAGGAGGTATTTGAAATATGACCCTGGTCATATTGAGgattttattgagtttttgATTAATTCGGAGTTGTGGCAGGAGGCAGCGGAGAGGCTGGCAGGGGTTTTGAATGACGATCAGTTTTTCTCAATAAAGGGGAAAACAAGGCACAGGTTGTGGTTGGAATTGTGTGATCTGTTGACACAACATGCGAGTGAGATATCAGGATTGAATGTGGACGCAATAATTAGAGGAGGGATTAGGAAGTTTACGGATGAGGTTGGGCGGTTGTGGACATCTTTGGCGGACTATTATATCAGGAGGGGTTTGCTGGAGAAGGCCAGGGATATTTTTGAGGAAGGAATGACAACAGTGATTACTGTGAGGGATTTTAGTGTTATATTTGATGCATATTCACAGTTTGAGGAGAGTATGCTGTCCATCAAAATGGAAACTTTGGATGATAGTGACGATGAGGATAATGAGAAtggagaggaggaggaggaggaagaagaggaggacGATAGGTTGGATATCGAGAAGTTGAGGAAGAGGATTGACAAGTTTTGGTTGAAGGATGACAAGGATGTGGATTTGAGGTTGGCAAGATTGGAGTATCTGATGGATAGGAGGCCAGAGTTGGCTAACAGTGTGCTCTTGAGACAGAATCCTCACAATGTAGAACAATGGCATAGGAGGATTAAGCTCTTTGAGGGAAATCCCACAAAGCAAATTTTGACTTACACAGAGGCAGTGAGGACAGTGGACCCAATGAAGGCTGTCGGAAAACCACATACTCTGTGGGTAGCATTTGCTAAGTTATATGAGAGCCATAGAGATGTTTCCAATGCTCGGGTGATTTTTGATAAGGCCGTGCAGGTCAATTATAAGACTGTGGATCATCTAGCCAGCGTTTGGTGTGAATGGGCAGAGATGGAGCTCAGacacaaaaattttaaggGTGCATTGGAACTGATGCGCCGTGCTACTGCAGAACCCTCTGTTGAGGTCAAGAGGAGAG TGGCTGCTGATGGCAATGAACCAGTGCAGATAAAGCTTCATAAATCCCTTAGGCTGTGGACATTTTATGTTGATTTGGAGGAAAGTCTGGGCAGCCTGGAGTCAACTCGTGCAGTTTATGAGAGAATATTGGATTTGAGAATAGCCACTCcccaaattataataaactacGCCATGCTTTTAGAA gataacaaatattttgaagatgCATTTAAAGTTTACGAGAGAGGCGTCAAGATATTTAAATACCCACATGTGAAAGATATCTGGGTCACTTATCTTTCCAAGTTTGTCAAGAGATATGGGAAGTCAAAATTGGAACGAGCTCGGGAGTTATTTGAGCATGCAGTTGAAATG GCCCCTGCAGAATCTGTGAAACCTCTATATCTTCAATACGCTAAGCTAGAGGAAGACTATGGTCTGGCTAAAAGAGCAATGAGGGTATACGATCAAGCAACCAAGGCTGTCCCAGCTAATGAGAAATTGGGCATGTATGAAATTTACATTGCCCGGGCAGCTGAAATATTTGGTGTACCAAAAACTAGAGAGATTTACGAGCAAGCTATAGAATCGGGCCTGCCAGACAAGGATGTGAAGGTCATGTGTCTAAAGTATGCTGAACTTGAGAAGAGCCTTGGTGAAATCGACCGCAGTCGCGCATTATATAAACACGCTTCGCAGTTTGCTGACCCGAGAACTGATCCCGACTTCTGGAACAAATGGCATGAGTTTGAGGTGCAGCATGGAAATGAAGATACCTTCAGAGAGATGCTCCGAGTGAAAAGAAGTGTATCTGCTAGTTATAGCCAG ACGCACTTTATCCTACCAGAGTATTTAATGCAAAAGGATCAGATGCAGACCCTTGAGGAAGCTAAGGATGTTCTTAAGAAAGCGGGTATGGCTGATGATGAAATGGCTGCCCTTGAAAGGCAGTTAGTCCCCTCTGCAAATGAAACCACAGCGAATGATACTGGTAGACGACTAGGGTTTGTGAGTGCTGGGTTGCAGAACGGAGGGGAGACGATGGCAAACAAGGAGGATATTGAACTTCCCGAAGATAGTGACTCTGAAGATGATGAAAAGGTTGAGATAGCACAGAAAGATGTTCCAACAGCAGTATTTGGAGGTTTGGTGCGGAAAAGAGATGAGACGGATGAAGATGTGGAAAACGGTAAATCAACTGTTACAGAAAGCAACAATGATGGGCATCTAGGTGCCCTGGAGAGAATAAAAAGAATGAGGAGAGGCGCATAA
- the LOC105173471 gene encoding uncharacterized protein LOC105173471 codes for MASTISRKLSFHFLNQSLPSKPSPFNLQQRSLFFSNFTVPEQLSASDPSLNQKPTSTSHNQVHQPRFLEQTLKNLITHHALSDYRRVLVNRLANSSPKSVLNPQNSKNPYALYGNARYLSTSDPNQSSSTNETPQNPAEYPSQNQEFKHQEITGPTVERDLSALANETREVLETMMKTVYSLSKVLAGLGLVHLGLGAWMSYNTQNSPIPEASIQSLLAFGLPFSLAFMLRRALKPMYFFKKMEEQGRLQILTLTLQVAKNLNTLFVRVRGVSYLCIAGASVGLIFIALSK; via the coding sequence ATGGCTTCCACAATTTCTCGCAAGCTTTCCTTTCATTTCCTCAACCAATCTCTCCCATCCAAACCCTCTCCTTTCAATCTTCAACAAAGATCACTATTCTTCTCCAATTTCACCGTCCCTGAACAATTATCCGCCTCTGATCCGTCTCTGAACCAAAAACCCACTTCCACATCCCATAATCAGGTTCATCAGCCCAGATTTCTTGAGCAAACGCTGAAAAATCTCATAACCCATCACGCGTTGTCTGATTATAGACGAGTTTTGGTTAATCGCCTGGCAAATTCAAGCCCCAAATCCGTGCTAAACCCTCAAAATTCCAAAAACCCATATGCATTGTACGGGAATGCTAGGTATTTATCCACCTCAGATCCAAACCAATCCTCGTCAACCAATGAAACCCCCCAAAATCCAGCTGAGTACCCCAGCCAGAATCAAGAGTTCAAGCACCAAGAAATCACTGGACCAACTGTGGAACGAGATTTATCGGCGTTAGCGAACGAGACCCGGGAAGTCCTCGAGACGATGATGAAGACTGTTTATAGTTTAAGCAAGGTTCTGGCTGGTTTGGGCCTTGTTCATCTCGGTTTGGGAGCTTGGATGTCGTACAATACGCAGAATTCCCCTATTCCGGAGGCATCGATTCAGAGTCTGCTGGCTTTTGGGCTGCCCTTCTCGTTGGCTTTCATGCTGAGGCGGGCGTTGAAGCCGATGTACTTCTTCAAGAAAATGGAGGAGCAAGGGAGATTGCAGATACTGACTCTCACCCTTCAGGTTGCCAAGAATTTGAATACGTTGTTCGTGCGCGTTCGTGGGGTTTCGTATTTGTGCATCGCTGGGGCATCAGTTGGTTTGATATTCATCGCCCTGTCTAAATGA